ttatacataaggttaatcaagtatcactgaacatcctgcatgagtttcacgtcacatgaccaaggtcaaaggtcatttagggtcaatgaactttggccgaattgggggtatctgttgaattaccatcataactttgaaagtttatggatctgattcatgaaacttggacataatagtaatcaagtattactgaacatcctgtgcaagtttcaggtcacatgatcaaggtcaaaggtcatttagggtcaatgaactttggccaaattggggtatttgttgaattacagccataaatttgaaagtgtgttggtctagttcataaaacttggacataagagtaatcaagtatcactgaacatcctgtgcgagtttcaggtcacatgatcaaggtcaaaggtcatgtaaggtcaaagaactttggctacgttgggggtatttgttgaattgccatcatatctctataagtgtattggtctaattcataaaacgtggaaatacgagtaaccaagtatcactgaacatcttgtgcgagttatagtagttttcaaaatcagcactgctgctatattgaatcgcgtgatgcaggtgagacggccagaggcattccacttgtttatgatTTTGCACAGGTTGTGGAAAAATGCAAAGATCTTGGAGCAGAAGAAGCCTTCTACATGCCCCTGGACATGGGCCGCCTGAACGACACAGAGGCACTCGTCAAAGAAGCAGAGAAGCGTTTTGGTGGACTAGATTTCTTAATTCTGAATCACATCTATTCCAACTACCTCCACCTATGGGGCATTAATGAGATTGACCGTCTGCAGAAGATAATGGATGTCAATTTCCGTGCGTATGTGAGCCTAGCAACTTATTCCACCCCAATGCTAGCAGAGAGCAAGGGAAGCATAGGGGTGGTGTCTTCAGTGGCAGGTTAGAATGTTTACAAATAGAGCCGAGTTAGACATCTACCATTCAAGCAAGTGGCTAAAAGCATAACCACATTGCCATTTTCAGTTGTGTGAAGAAACTTCCCTAAAAGTTGCTGAAAATAGATGTTCATATACATATGCATATTCCTTGAAACAAAGCATTTTCATGTAGTTACCAGGATGGTGATGGCATACACgctgtttcaccaaaataatgctgaaactttttttttaatccttaatgtaattaattttcatatatatattcttcatGAAATATTAGATATATGTCACTTgtttaatttattcaatttgtgCCGTTTCATAATACATTTACGCAAGTTGTGCCCTTTTTGTGCTGTCACTCACATATTAATCTTGGGAGACTGGTCAAACACAgtgtaaatatcaaattcataATGAGTGAGCTAAATCTTAGTGAAAAGTTGCACACAATTAAGTGCAGGATCAGATATGCCAACATTCTGAATTAAGAATCAGAGAAGATTTCTAAATATTGAATTATGTGTGGGTATCATATCACAAGCATGATGAAGCACTTGACCCTATTGGCGGGGGTCCAGGACCTGCATTAGGGCCCTGGAAGCTCGTAtctgtcatgaaaatcaatttgatAGTGCATGAAATTCATATTGATCTCATTTGTAAATGTGAAAAGAGAATATTTTGTCCATAATTTTGAGGACCTTATACATAAAGGATTATTGTGATTGCCTCTGTATATTGTAAAATGCATTACCGGTATCTGGACCCACTTATTTATGTTCATgtgttaatttgttttctttatccttcccctttctctctctttctctctctgcaggGTTGATATCAGTGCCTTTATACCCATCATATAGTGCCAGTAAATTTGCCCTCCATGGATTTTTTGGATCCTTACGTCATGACTATTACTTCAAACACATGGATATTTCCATTACAGAACACATCATTGGTAAGTACAATGTAGGCCCCTGTTTAGGTGGTCGGTATACCAGTGCCAGACCAATAATGCTATTCACCGATGCAATTTCAAGGAATACTGTTGGACAGATGAAATGAAGGAATACATAAGACAATCTGAgtcaaagattttgacaattaaccagTGAAGGGACTAACATTATATTTACCAAATATTTGGCATTAGATTGAAACCgtcaatctacatgtatgcttcATAGATCTATGGAAGTGAGATTACTGTGCAGTACTTCTCAATTTTCATGCTTGAATATTTTGCTCATAATATTACAATATCCTTGCATTATATGTGGTCGGGCATGGTCATATTTGTTTACAACTACTACAAACCTTCGCTTTTTCTGCAAGATGGCACTAATCCGAGTAGAGTAtattatgaaaagcaaacgaacagaacaaatgtaaaaaaatggtaaatggtagtgatttttacctgattgctaagaaagcatacatgtaaatgcttgtaagcaagcaatcaGAGGACCggcggcttaaggtcctctccgagggacctggtagtgaggataaatgccttaccaaaagGCACTAGCACACCAATTGGGAATTGAACCCGGGTCACCATTATTCAAAACCCTCACTCTACCGACTGTCTCCTCTATGGCCATGCCCATgcaatacaaatataaaaatgccTAGAATTATACAATGCCTATCTGCAGCTTTCATTCATCTAATTAGCAGACTTCCATTTCTTACACAGAGACTTGGGGcagttttgccccccccccccccagacctggaaattgaaaaaaagaaattcccCATTCACTTCAATGTTAAAGCTCATCCATTGTAGTAGATTTAAGTAGTAGGTTGTGAAAAATTTTCCcctgaaatgaatattttttttcctggacAAGGtagatatcatttttttttaagtgttgttAATCAAACGCTGcacaatttcatttctttaaatgCTTTACAGGTCCAATCAATACAACCAATGCAGTGAAGTTTTCCAAGGGTGTTTACGAGCCTTCTATGTTCAGCACTACTTCAGCAGATACAGCATACCGAATCATAGAAGGCACTGCTATGAGAGAGAGAATGGTTTTCTTTCCCAGATGGGTGCAGCCAATCACCATGGTTCGGGATCTAATTCCTTGGTTTGTTGAGAATATGATGAGAGCACGCATCACAGACGATGctattgaaaatatgaaaaaaatcccTAAAAATTGATGTTAGCATGAGACTGACTAgcctgtattttgaaatctggtgtcgtttgaatcaTGGATATCAATTTTGGTTTCTTTTAATAATTGGGTGTTTTCATCAGTCACTGTGACCACATAAACCCtacttttcataaaaatatctcaccttgttttcaaaaggtTGGATCTACCACTTGGGAATTTTATGCACTTTAAAAATCCATGACTGAGTAATTCCATAATATATTTACAGAGTACGTTCCCATAATGGTGGAcccaacattttgaaaataagattGGATGTTTTTCACAATGGGGCAGGTTGTGCATTCAATCAATTATCAGATGGTTCAAAGTATTAAAGCTGGTTTTACTATGGGTAGTGAAAAATTTCAGAACTGTTATGCAGTTCTTGAAATTTATGTGATTTGAAACCACTGTAAACACAAAATATCCAATTAATTGTATCTGTGATtatcatgtgttaaaaaaacaTACTAAAAATTGATTGTAGAGGTTTTCTCTTCCTATGTTACACAACCCAGAGCCCTGTAACATGAAAAGTGTACACATTACTTTATGGCAAACAGGGAGAGATATCTTCCAAAAAGCAATATGAAGGCCCCATTGTATAAAGGTTACTATGATAGTAACATTGtaatccaatggtaactaccatggtaacatggtccaacagccaatcaaaatcaaggattccatgctaGTCACtattgcatggcaaagttaccataatagtaacttttgtGTAACGGGGCCCTGAGCTAGATTTTAGTCCTGACATAATGTCAATGTGGAATCATGGTATGTCCACACAGAGCACTGATGGTATCAGTTGGTATCAGTTGACCCTGTTTGAGGTAAAAtcatttcttatattttcatccTGTGTTTGAGCTTTACTTTCAGAGCTCATTCATAGCTGGCCACAGATATGTATACAGTTGCTCAACTTGGGTAGGCCAGACAGAATGTTGCAGTGGCTCTTTGTAACTAGTGGGAAGTGATTCAGATCTATCATAGTCTTGATGAGCAGGCAGCAACATGGAAAAATTAACCTTTTTTTACCATGAGACAAGTAGAGGTAGTTTGTGCTTTTCCATTTTCTACATGATTCAAATGGGTGTGTTGTGATTGGGAGGGTTTATTAAGAATTTTTTAACATGTTGCTGATCTAAATGTATGCTCCCTTTTTACTCCATCCTCAAAACCGTGGTGCTGCAATGCTCCTGAATTCAACTGATCACTGTCCTTCTCTCCGCTGATCTAATGAGTTTTAGATCGTGATAGTGGAGCAGCCCTTCAGTGGATCGGCTTTTGTGAATTGGTTCCGAAAGCAACGTTTCTTTATGATTTTGAATACTTGgtattgatattttgatgtCCATGAATTGCTTCTCGGGTCCCCTATTTAATAATGGACTTATAATTATAGACCATAGTAACAGGGCTCAAGATATCATAATTGTAAGTCTATATGAAATAGGACCTAGGCCTCATGCCTTCATGTTCAAGGAGAACACAAAATTGTGTATTTAATTGCCAAAGTTGAAATTATTTGGGTGGAATAAATCAATGgtttttatgtcacatttggcTAGCCATAGTTATGTTGAGACATGCTTCAAGATTATAAACCAGAGTTTGACATACAGGCAATCGATTCATATTCAGAAAGATCAAATACAAGAGATGGTTAACCATGTCTTGTATTTGATCTTTATATCTAAACCAAagaaatttaattgaaattgtatATGATTGAACAATGAAACCTAGTCAAgtattataacatttttttcttacagtCAATCTTTCAATTTTTAACAGTATTAaaacggtaaattgccaattggtccactgccaactcgtccactcaccacatggtctaccttcatttagtctaatgccattctttcaacatttcgtctaataaacatttggtccaatcatcactttgtctaatcaccagttcgtcttaaccatttcatctcataaccagttggtcattcattttgcccaattaacacttgtcttaattagaccaaatggtatatggaatGAATGGCTACAATGTATTAGACCCAActggatattagacaaaatggtgagtggacgaaatggcaattagatcaTGTGGAttttggacgaactgatggtagaacAAATGATAGTTGACTCGTTGGCAgcaattggatgaattggcattggacTAAATGGAAATAAACCTATTAAAACACACTTGTACTAATCAAGATTTGACTTCATTCCTCCCATGAATCAGCTCAATTGAGAAAGTACATTTATCTTTGTATATGTAAAGGTTGCTGTGGTGCTGGCAGAAGTgtaagtagtttttttttttttcaatgatgaaAATTCCACCTATATTTTTCCTTCAAGTTTAAAAATGTTTGACTACTTTATTAATATGTTATGTTAACGGTATATCACAGCAATGAGTTCTTGCAAAGTTCTCATTTCagatttgtaataattttaatCATACTATTAAAGgaatcaattttgttttaccttAACTTGCAATACcatttctacatgtatgtctactTTGAATCAAGTGAAATGCTAGAAATTCGAAGATTATCTAAAAAGTTAACATAACTACCTCAAATTGTCATGTGTATCCTGCGATGAAGTACATGTGAGGAATAAAATTGACGTCAAAACAAGTTCAAGTTCATTTATAGGTTAGGTCAGGTTAGTAGCTTAACAGAACTggaagaaaatatcaaaatacagagcCAATCTTGTATGCAAGCCCTTATATTGATGAGTTATGTACAAATGTATTACTTTGTGCATGACCTGCAATATCTAATGCTGGTCTATTTTACCTCGGCTTTTGGCATCAGAACGAAACAGTTGTGTGAACACAATCCATTTAAGTCCATGATAGAATAAGCACCATTTATCTAATGGGTAATAATTGAAgatgaaaagttgaaaataGTATGACATAGATTCTGGAACAAACTTTATATAAACATATGGGAAATTAGTATACTTAAAGTAGATCGTTTACTATGGTAATTGTACTGCTTTAATAGGCATAACCAATTGAAGATAGAGTTGACTGTATATGTTTAGATACTGTACTACATAAAATATGTGACCCTTGCACAGTATGTTTAAGAACAGGATTTTTAGTCATTTCATTCCTGCATAGGACAAAAATTCACGTCATTTAATTTCCACCATtatgaaattgtgtttttttcttttctattttgataCCTAATGTAAAATGAAAGGGTCCCATAGATGAACAggaagagaattgaaatttaatgtcaAAATTAAGTTGTGCAGAAAAGTTGGTCAAGATATCTGTAAAGGGAATAGAAATTTCACTGTTATGagagcaaaattgaaaataaaaaccttTTGATAATTGTGATATATTGATCTttatataaaaacataaatctGCCTAGTAAAACATTATTCAGTACTTTCAAATACATGCTGTTCCCGTTTGTAGTGAAAATAAGTTGTTAAgattaattgaaagaaatgtcaattatttgtattacaattttatgaaatctgtgagaaaaaaatgaaaggcaaTAGACATATTTCTATACATTGTTTAATAAACAGAAATAATTCATTTGACTGATTTTGCTAATGTGTTTTGTGAATGTACTTCTGTCTTtgtaaatatttgcattttgtGCATGTGGTAAGTAAATTGCTAGGCCAATATGGTTATTGACATTAACTTTAAATGAAGAGACAATTCTCTTTGAAAAAGATTCACGGAAAAGTATTGTCTCAAGATATCGGCTAGACATAGAAATATAGAGGCAGGACAGAGATAAACACACAACAAATTTCACATTCTAATTaaatgagctacatgtacatgtataatttgctCTTCCACAGTACAGCAATTATGATAATAAGGCACATATGCGATGAATACCAGGCAAGCCTCTTTCaaggcaacccccccccccccttataggTGAAATGATTGTTACGGTTTAATGcccattttacattacaaaactTCTGGtgatgatatgaaataaaagcaCTTTTATTGACTTTATTTGATCAGGTGAAATTGTGAGCCCAGTTTAAATAACAATATCCAaacattttataataatgatggaaAGGGTTAAAAAATTTAACGGTATGATCTTTGTATGAAGCTGCCTGATAAGGTAAGTGCTCAAAGGTCCTCTGTAGTGAGAAATCCAAACAATACTGAGAGAGGGTACAAACCAAAGTTCACATTTGCACCAAGAATCAACAAACTCTGAAAAAAAGATGTCACTGCACTTTTGCAAGATAAGTGCAATCATATTATTGACCCTTTACCAAAGCTTTAGatggacttttttttaatagattattctttgggcctgatgttgccatcacaaaatgatgaaaagtggccCATAGCTGCCACGTATGAAGCTAATCAAATATGTattaacattatttttgaaTCTGTCCATGTTGGGAGCTAGAGGGAATGTGTTGGCGGGAAGTGAATTCCACAGCCGAGCCATCCTAGGTATATATGAAGAGAAGTGTTTGTATTTGGGACAGTGACTCTGTAGGGTTGGGCAGCTGCATGTGACGCAGTGAGCCCAGGTCAAAGTGTTGGCGATGGTGACACAAGTACATGCCCTGAATTTGATTCTAATGACCAGCTTTGACACGCTGCCATTAGGTATTTGACAATTGAATttcaagagaaaaataaaagaaacaaaacttATTGCATTTCTTGCAAAACTCTGGGTTTATTGCAAATCAAGTGACAAGATTAGCatactgaaaaaagggaaacattcacattgaatgattttgaagatgTTTCTTTGAATGAACAAAACCAGGCTAGAAATAACATTACACTAGAAAGAATAATCCTGAAAACATTACACATTGGCATGTAATTCACCAATACCAAATACTATTACttccaaatgaaataaatacttgAAATGGCATTATAGAATAAGTCAACGTTCACATCAAGTCGGATTAGATAAAAGTAGAATAAGAGAAACATGATGGTTTTGTCAAAACATCTAAGAACAATGTATTAAGAGATTTccaaagtttttattttgttgcaatACATATATACAAGCAGCCTCTCATATGCAAACTGAATTCTATAAAATGCCCTATTCTCAGAAACCCTGAAAATGATTTTACTTGTGCCTTCACTATACAATCAGACAATAGAAAGCAGATTTCTATCAAACTAGAAATATTCCTTCATCAAGATTTACAAACAATGTTATTACACAACAAATTTGAGAGCTGCTCGCATGAGACATCAAAAGTCTGACGAATTTGTTattcttttatgaattttcagggtggacttcacctttaaATGTCACTCAAAATGGAAAGCTCAGTTCTGGGAAAGATGTCAAGTTACTTCTGACCACATGTTCTTTTCATCTTACAAAGAATATACTAACATAATAAACAGAAAAAGATTGCTCCTTTTATTCAGCCTCATATCGTAAATATTACAGAAAATATCTTAataccttgtttttttttcaaatttgcgtACAGTTCTCTATACAGTATATTTCTATGTGAACATGTAAAGCAACTATCTTTTGCGGAAATTAAGTTCCATAATCTCAAATTCTCATGCCAAAAACCAAATGATTACATTGAAgtaatcaaacattttctgattgcttttaaaagatatttttcTGACACAAGAATCACATGATCAGAACTGAACTATAACTTCAACACATTTTGGTGGTAATTGTTGATAGTAATGGAGACGATGGCAGTGATAAGTAGGATGGTAGTCATAGTTGTATAAGTGTTGACATGAACAATGCTAATCATGAGAAGACTTTGATGGTGAAGACAGTCAGGATACTAACTAAGTGAGGATGCAAACAGTGAAGCAGTGTTGCCAATAATGACAATGGTGAAGATGAAAATTTAGAAGAAAAGTTGCAAAGATCTAGTGTTATATatccaggggagcatttcatgaaagaacttgTTAGATGTTTTATCCAACGTGTCCTGTTGTATcctacagttaccatagtaacagttactttcagccaatcaaaatcaaggaaagttgtcagatctgacaacttgtcaaaaatgttgatgaaaagctCCCCAGGGGTGGATCCGTAGAGGGAGGGGGAATGTCTCTCCTCTTTTTGACAAACAAGAAATACCACCAaacattcaccccccccccaacagtTCTTTTATAAAATCTTTTTGATGACCCCCttaacaaatgtttttttttccacatcACAACAACAACTAACACCACAAGCATCCtaacaatagaaaaaataaagtttggcacttttcaatatatttttctagCATTATAACTACTGTAACTAGAActtaaatcaaataatcatgCAGTACATACAATAAACCCCCATGAAACACACATTAATATACAAAGTACATctgttcatgaaaaaataaaccatACGATCTTTTGTCAGTGAAGGAGAATCATAAATACCTCATAATCCCTTATATATCTTCTCTACTCGAGTTTTGATACCCGTCTAAAATACAATTTAGGACGGACAGGACTTATCAACTAGTGATGAACAAATGCTGCTTatatatactacatgtatgaaaggTTTTTAATGAAGTTCATATGCAGAGTTTTGCCAATCACTCCAGTTCACATGCGAATGTTAAAGGCCACAGTTAAGTGTGTAGGCAAGGTAGTTGTAATATTGCATAGATATTGTGTGGCATGGAATGTAATACTCTCTTCTTGAGAATTTATTTCTTAATATTCTAGTCATGATCATTTAGAAAGAGGAGATAATATGGGTATGCCATTTATTCCACACCCTTGTGGTTGGCATACTTGATATTAAGGTGCTTGGTGATCTCTTCACTGAAATAGAACCAGTTATTGCCATGAACCTCTTTGTCCACCTTGTCTGGGTGATAGTGACTGATGGCCTTCAAGAGCAGCTTCTTGGTAGCAAGTTTCTCATCTAACTTTGCCCCTGGAGCTCTGGGTGGCCATGTCTTGTAGATTTCCTTGATGAAATCTACATTACACATTTCAGCAGCCATCTTTGAGAGTTTGTCAACATCTTCCTTCATCTCCTTCAGGGCAGCTTCCTTGTCCttgtcttcctcttcttccttgtTCAACTGCTTCTGGAAATTCTCTACAAAGGCAGTGGACTCCTTAAACCAATCTACAAGAATcaacaatacaatacaaatctATTGACAGTTCAAGGACATATCATATTTGGAGCCAGATGTGATTCAACTtaaattacataaatattttccatcttgccccccaaaaaaaaaatcaataaaaaagaatagaaataaaTGGTAGCATTTGCATCAAGTACTGTGACTTAAACAGGACTGATTGTAACAACATGTTTTATTAGTAAAGTTATAAGAGTACACTCACCAACACCATGGAATGTCCTTGGAGTCATACTGAGAGCCAGCTGAATAGCTTTCTTGTAGTAATCCTTTCCTCTGGAAGACAAATTGAGCACCTAAAAGAAAACGATTGATTGAGATTTATTACAAT
This genomic interval from Lytechinus pictus isolate F3 Inbred chromosome 3, Lp3.0, whole genome shotgun sequence contains the following:
- the LOC129257137 gene encoding hydroxysteroid 11-beta-dehydrogenase 1-like protein, encoding MPLDMGRLNDTEALVKEAEKRFGGLDFLILNHIYSNYLHLWGINEIDRLQKIMDVNFRAYVSLATYSTPMLAESKGSIGVVSSVAGLISVPLYPSYSASKFALHGFFGSLRHDYYFKHMDISITEHIIGPINTTNAVKFSKGVYEPSMFSTTSADTAYRIIEGTAMRERMVFFPRWVQPITMVRDLIPWFVENMMRARITDDAIENMKKIPKN